CCAGTCGCTGTTCGGGCTGACCGGACCGCAGCTGCGCAAGCAGTTCCTGGATGGTGCGTCGGCCGAGGTGGCCGCCTTCGTCGCCGACCTCGCCGACGAGGAACTGGGCCCGCTCGTGACCGACCTGGGCGGGCATGATCTCGGTGCGCTGCTCGACGCGTACGCCCAGTGTGACGCGGTGACCGACCGGCCGAGCGTGGTGTTCGCGTACACGGTCAAGGGTTGGGGTCTGCCGATCGCCGGCAATCCGCGCAACCATTCGGCGTTGCTCTCCGCCGATCAGGTCGCCGCGTTGCGCGCGGCGCACGGCCTGACCCGCGACACCGAGTGGGACCGCCTCGACCCGGCCTCGGCGGCCGGGATCCGGGCCGGGCAGCGTCGGGAGGCGCTGTCCCGCGCGCCCCGCGAGCGGGCGCTCGGGGTCACCGTCCCGCAGAGCACCAAGGTACGCGCCAACAAGCCGATTTCCACCCAGGAGGTCTTCGGTCGGGTACTTGTCGACCTGGCCCGGGACCCGCAGGTGGGCCGGTACCTGGTCACCACCGCACCGGACGTGGCGACCTCCACAAACCTGGCCGGGTTCATCAACAAGACCGGCGTGTTCGCCCCGATCGAGCAGCGGTCGTGGTCGCAGGACCGGATGCTGCGCTGGACGGAGAGCCCGCAGGGGCAGCACATCGAGCTGGGCATCTCCGAGATGAACCTGTTCCTGCTGCTCGGCCAGCTCGGCCTGGCCTGGGATCTGTCCGGCCAGCCACTGCTGCCGGTCGGTACGGTCTATGACCCGTTCGTGCTGCGTGGGCTGGACGCCTTTCTCTACGGCACCTACTCGGGCGCACGGTTCGTGGTGGCGGGTACCCCGTCCGGCATCACGCTCGCTCCGGAGGGCGGCGCGCACCAGTCCACGATCACCGCGAGTGTGGGCCTGGAGCTGCCCGGGGTGACCTTCGTCGAGCCGGCGTACGCGACCAGCCTGGACTGGCTGCTCTGCGACGCGCTGGGGCAGCTCGCCGACGCGCCGGGGCCAGCGGCGACGGCCGCACCGGCCGAGGACGGTGCCTACTACTTCCGGCTCAGCACCCGCCCGCTGGATCAGGCGCCGTTCGAGGCGGCCCGCGCCCGGCTCGGCGACGCGGTGCTGCGGCGGCAGGTGCTCGCCGGGGCGTACCGGCTGGTCGACGCCCATCAGGCGGACCCGAGCCTGGTCGACGCGCCGACGGTGCAGCTGGCCGCTTCCGGCGCGGTGCTGCCCGAGGTGCTGGCTGCGGCGGCCGAACTGGCCGACGAGGGCGTGGCCGCGCACGTGGTCGACGTGACCAGCCTGGACCGGCTCTACCGGGCCTGGCAGCGTACGCTGCGCCAGGGCGTACGCACCGCCACCGTGCCCAGCGTGCCCGGCGCGCTGCGGTCCGCCTTCGTCGACGGGGTGCCGGTGGTGACCGTGCACGACGCCGCCTCGCACGCCATGGCCTGGCTCGGCTCGGCCGTCGGTGCTCCCGCCGTGCCGCTCGGCGTCGACGAGTTCGGCCAGTCCGGCACCGTGCGTGAACTGTACGAGCTGCACGACCTGCTGCCCGGCACCATCGTCAACGCCGCCCTGGCCGCCCTCTCCCTCCGCTGACCCCCGTCACCCTCCCCGCCGATCTTGCACTTTCGGTCGCATTTCTGTCCCTTTTGCGGCCTTTGTCGCGACACAAAGTGCAAGATCGCGAGGGGTTTTGCGGGGGTGTGAGGGCTAGCGGGTGGGGGTGGGGGTTACCGGGGCGGGCGGGCCGGCGGCGGGTTGGGCCACCACTGTGCGTTCCAGGTTGACCTGGGCCTGGCCGGTGCCGCCGACGGTGATGCTGTCGTACGCCTGGAGCAGCTTCTGCTGGTCGAAGTAGAGCACGGTCATGGCCAGCGGAGTGGGCTGTTCGCCCTCCAGCCCGCGCAGGCCGGCGCCACCGGTCGAGCCCTCCACCATGAGCGTGGTGGGCTGCTGGCCCGGCACCTCGGGCAGCTTCTCGACCCGCCGGTCGTGGGTGTGCCCGGCCAACACGAGCGGGCAGGTGCCGGAGAGCGGCCCGGCGGCGGACGGGTCGTGCACCAGCGCGATGTCCACCGGCCGTGGTGAGCTGCGGATCGTGGCGGCGAGCTGCTCGCCATTGGTGATCAGCTCGTTCGCGGTGGGCGGGTTGAGCCCGCCGGCAGCCGGGGAGGTGCTCTTGTCCGGGGTGAAGCGGGGATCACCGATGCCGGCGATGGTCAGCCCGGCGACGGTGGTGGTGGCGTTGTCCAGCACGATCGCGTTCGGCTGCTGCGCCACCGCCGCCGCCGTACGCCCCGAGTCGTGGTTGCCGCGGATGTAGACGTACGGCTTGCGGAGCAGGCTTATCGAGCCGACGTAGGAGGCTTCCGGCTCGCTGCCCCAGTCGGTGATGTCGCCGGTGTCGATCACCACGTCGATGCCGAACTGTTCCACCACGGTCCGGATCAGCTGCCAGGCCGTCGGGTTGAGGTGCATGTCGGAGATGTGCAGGACCCGGGTGGTGCCCGGCTCCTGCTCGAACACCGGCAGCGCCGAGACGGTGGTGTAGAGCTGGGTGACGTTGCCGATCAGGCGCTGAAGTTGTTCGGCGTACCGGGTGTAGTCGTTGGCGATCTTCCGCACGTCACCGACGATCGCCGGGGCGTTGACAAGCAACCCCTCGTACCTGGGCTCCTCGATCGACTGCGGGCGAATGGTCGCCGCGGCGGTGCCGAGGCTGCCGGCGGTGATCAGCAGCGCCAGGCCACCGGCCCAGGCGGCCCGGCGGGTGTCCCGGAAGACCAGCAGGGCCAGCACCAGGGCGGCCAGCACGGCGGAGCCGACGGTACGCAGCCCGAGGCGCAGCACACCGGCACGGATCTCGTCGACCGCCGACTGGGTGGCCCGGTTCAGGCTCGCCGGGTCCTCGATCAGGGCCTCGACGCGGCTCTGCTCCAGCGCGCCCAGTTCCACGGTCAGGTGGGTGGGCCCGTCGTGGCTGTCCAGATGCAGCGCGCCCAGCGGCGGGATGTCGATGGTGGTGCCGCCGGTGGTGGCCGGCGAGACCGACAGTTTGGCGCGGAACGGCCCGAGGTCGGTGCCGACCTGTCCACCGGCGATGACCCCGGCCAGCACCCCGGCCAGGGTGACGGCCAGGACGGCCAGGCCGGCGGCGAGCCGGCGTACGCTCCGGTGCCGTCCGACGCGCCGGGACGCGGCGGTCGCGCGCCACAGCGGGGCGAGGCGACCGGCGCGATCGTCCGGGGTGTCCCCGGCACGGTCGTCACGCGGCTGCTCGTTCTGGTGACCGTCCATGCTGAGATTCTGACCTGCCCGCCGAAGGATCTTGGCAAACCTGGGTTGAGAGACGGTCGGAAAACCCGAAGATACCCGAGCGTGCCTCAGCTGCGTCCGGCGCCGCCACCCGAGAAGACCAGCCGCAGCAGTCGGTCGTCCTCCGGTGCCGGTCGGCCCCGCCCGTCATGGTTGGAGGTGCCCACCCAGAGCGAACCGTCCGGTGCGGCGGCGATCGCCCGCAGCCGCCCGTACTCCTCGGTCAGCAGCGCGTGCGGTTGCCCGAGCACGGTGCCGGTCTCGGTGAGCTCGACCAGCCAGAGACGCTGCCCGCGCAGGCAGGCGGTGGTCAGCATCCGCTCCACCGCGGCCAGGCCCGAGCAGGACGCCTCGTCGGTAGTCCACTGCACGATCGGGTCGACGTACTCCTTGTCGCCGCCGCGCCCCTCGACCTCGGGCCAACCGTAGTTCTCGCCCTTGGTGATCTGGTTGATCTCGTCCCAGGTGCTCTGGCCGAACTCGACGGCGTACATCCGGTCGCCCGCCCAGGCGATGCCCTGCACGTTGCGGTGGCCCAGCGACCAGACCGGGGAGTTCGGAAAGGGGTTGCCGGCTGCCGGCTTGCCGTCCGGGGTGATCCGCAGGATCTTGCCGCCGAGCTGCTCGGCGTCCTGGGACTGAGCGGTGTCCCCGGCGTCGCCGGTGCTGGCGTAGAGCTGCCCGTCGGGGCCGAACGCCAGCCCGCCGCCGTTGTGGATGCCGGCCTTGGGGATGCCGGTGAGGATCGGGGTGGGCCGCTCGCCGAGCTTGAACCGGGCGATCCGGTTGTCCCGCTCGGCGGTGTAGTAGACGAACGCCGTCCGGTCCTGCTCGAACTTGGGAGAGACGGCGATGCCCAGCAGGCCACCCTCGCCGCCGGCCGCCACCTCGTCGATGATCTGCACCTCGGTGATCTTCAGGCCGTCCGGGCCGGACTCCGGGCCGACCTGGAGGACCCGGCCGGTGTCGCGCTCGGTGACCAGCGCACCGCCGTCGGGCAGGAACGCGATGCCCCACGGCACCCGCAGCCCCTGGGCGAGCACGGTGGTGACGACCTCCTGGCTGCCGTTGCCGGCGGTGGTCGAGGGGCTGGGCAGGTTCGGTGGCTCGCCGGCCGGGTCCGGGTCCGGTTCGCCGAGGCTGCACCCGGTGGCGACGAGCAGCAACGTCGCGCAGGACGCGGCGAGGAGCGTGCGGACCTGACGGGCGCGGGAGTACGGGGGAGCGCTCACCTCGCCCAGGGTAGCCCGCTGCGGGCACCGGCGCGGAGGCCCACGCCGGTCGCCCTCCGAACGGCGGGGCCTGTCGCAGGGCATATCGTCGACAAGCGTGAAGGTATGGATCCCGCACGAGACCGGCCACGCTTTGCTCGGTGACCTGCCCCCGGAGGTCACCGTCGAGACGATGGCCGACCCCGCGAAGCTGCCCTCGTCGGCGGCCGACGTCCGGTTCTGGGTGCCGCCCTTCCTCGCCCAGCGGGAAGCCACCGCCCTGCTGTCCGAGTTGCCCGAGCTGGCGGTGGTGCAGTTGCTCTCGGCCGGCGCGGACGCCTGGGTCGACCGGGTACCGCCCGGGGTCCTGCTCTGCGACGCCCGGGGCGTGCACGATCCCTCCACCGCCGAGTGGGTGGTCGCCGCGATCCTGTCCCAACTGCGCGCCTTTCCGGCGATGGCCCGCGCCCAGGCGCAGCGGCGGTGGGCGTACGACGACGTGGCGCCCACCGACGAACTGGCCGGCAAGCGGGTGTTGATCGTCGGCGCCGGCTCCATCGGCACCGCCGTACGGCAACGGCTGGCACCGTTCGAGGTGACGTTCACCCTGGTGGCCCGGACCGCCCGGCCGGAAGAGGGGGTGCACGGGGTCGGGGAGCTGACGCAGCTGTTGCCGCACGCCGACGTGGTGGTGGTGCTGGTGCCGCTTACCGAGCAGACCCAGGGGCTTGTCGACGAGAAGTTCCTGGCCGCGATGCGTGATGGTGCGCTGCTGGTGAACGCCGCCCGGGGGCCGGTGGCCCGGACCGACGCACTTGTCGACGAGCTGCCCAGTGGCCGGATCTCCGCCGCGCTGGACGTCACCGATCCGGAGCCGCTGCCCACCGACCATCCGCTCTGGGAGCTGCCGAACGTGTTGATCACCCCGCACGTGGCGGGGTCGGTACGCGGTCTGCTGCCCCGGGCGTACCGCCTGGTCGGCGAGCAGATTCGCCGGTTCGCGACCGGCGCACAGCTGACGAACGTGGTGACGAACGGCTACTGAGCCGGCTCGACCTCGCCCCGACCGGCCGCCGCCGCCAGGCGGGGCAGGTCCTCTCGGCGTACCGCCGGCAGCACCAGCCGCTGGCCGTCGGTGAGCTGGGCGACCGCCCGGCCGCGCGGATCGGCGCCCAGTTCGGCGATCTGCTCCCAGCCGATCCGGCGCTGGCCAACCAGTGCCCGCAGGCGCAGCCCGTCAGCGTCCGCGTCGGTGCCGGCGCGCCAGGCCCAGGCGGCCACCGCCAGCGGTACCAGCAGCACCGGCAGCAGATACGCGCGGGCGCTGGCCAGCGGCACGGCCCCGATGGTGGCGACGATCGCCGCGACCAGGCTGGCCTGGTGGTGCCGGAAACGGACGGTGTCGGAACGGGCCATCCTCCGATGATCCCACCAGCCCCGGGCCGGGTCGCACCGGGCTTCGGCGGGTCGACGCAAGGCGATGCGAGAGTGATCTGACTCACTGTCCGAGGTCGTCACTGACTCGCGTACTGACTCGTTCACCGTTGGTGGGCGGCCGACTACCATGTCGCCGTCCGCCGCACCGCCGCACCGCCGCAGTGTCCCCTCACGAAGGCGAACGCCGTGCCCGTCGCATCAGTCCTCCGCGCCGTCGTCCACCGGCGCATCCTGCCGGAAACCTGCGTCCTCACGGTGGTCGCCGTGCTGGTCGCCATCGGCACCACCGGCCCGGTGCCGGCCCTCGCCGTGGTGGCGCTCGCCGGCGCCGCCGGTTCGACGCTGGCCGGCGTACGCCTGTCCCGGCTGGCCATCGGCCCCGATGGGCCGGCTGCCCGCCGCCCCGGTGGGCGGCTCGCCCGACGCCGGGCCGCCCGACCACGCCGGGCCGCCGCGTTACTGCACGCCGGGGTGGTGACCGCCGGCCTGACTGCGGCGGTACTGCCGCTGGCCTCCGCCGGATACCGACCGGCAGCCGCCGCCACCGGCCTCGTCGGCACCGCCGCCCTGCTCGGCATCGGCCTGTTCAGCCTGCCCCGCCGGCCGCGCCCGCCGACCCGGGTGCGGCTGCGCCGGCTGTTCGACGGTGCCGTGGCCGGGCTCGGCCTGGTGCTCGTGGCCTGGCTGCTGCTGCCGTACGCAGGTGTGCCGGCCGCGGCGCGGTTGGCCACGGCGGCGGCGCTCGGCCTGCTGGCCGGCGACGTGTTGACCGTGCTTACCGGGGCACACCGCAACGCCGGCGCCGCGCGGAGCCGGGTCGGTGCCGCGCTGACCCTGCTCGCGCTGGTGCTGCTGGCCGCGTTGCCGGCCGGGCCCACCGCCGGCCGGGTGGCGCTGCTGGCGGTGGGACCGCTTGTGGTCGGGGTGCTGCTGGTGGCCGACGGGGTGCGGCGCGTGGTGCAGCCGGGCGGGGACCCGCCCCGGCGGGCCACCCTGGTCTGGCCGCGGGCGCTGGTCCCGGCGGCCGGGGTGGTGCTGGCCATCGTCCACCAGTTGCAGGTGGGCCGGCTGCCCGACCGGGTCGCGGTGCTGCTCGCCCTCGCCGCGGTGCCTCCGCTGGTGGCCCGCGAGCTGCTCCGCAGCGACCCGGACCACCCGAGCGACACCGACCCGGACCTGCTGATCGCCGCAGCCACCGCGCCGGCACCCGAACCGGCACCCGAACCGGCCACCGCGATCGAGCCTGCCGTGCCCGCCGGCCGCGCCGCGCTGCTGCGGGCCCTGGCGGCCCGGCCGGCGCCGCCGGTCGGCGCGCTGCTGGTGGTCGACCTGCACCTCACCGAGCTGCCCGGCATGGCGGTCCGCGACGACGTGGCGACCGAGGCGATCCGCCGGGCGCGGGCCGTGGTGGCCCCCGACGACGAGCTGTTCGACCTGGCCGGAAGCGGGCTCGCGGTGATCACCGGGGCCGGGCCGGTGCTGGCGTACGCGCTTGGCGCACGGCTGCTCACCGAGCTGGACCGGCCGTACGAGGTCTCCGGGGCGGTGCTGCGCTCCCGGGCCAGTGTGGGGCTCGCCGAACTCGCCCACGGCGGCCCGGAGGACGTGCTGCGGCAGGCGGACCTGGCCCGGCGGCGCGCGGCCCAGCTCGGCCGGGACCGGATCGAGTGGTACGACGCGTACCTGGAGGAGCAACTGGTGCGCCGGCTGGAGTTGGAGCGGGAGCTGCCCGGCGCGGTCGCCCGGGGCGAGCTGGATCTGGTCTACCAGCCGGTGCTCGGGCTCACCGACCGGTGGCCGGTGGGCACGGAGGCGTTGCTGCGCTGGCGCAGCCCGGTGCTCGGCACGGTGTTCCCGACCGAACTGCTGCCGGTCGCCGAGGATCTCGACATCGTGGGCGAGCTGGGCACGTGGGTGCTGGACCGGGCGTGCCGCCAGTTGGCCGACTGGTCCGCCGGTGGTCGGCGGCTGTGGATGGCGGTGAATGTCTCCGTCCGCGAGCTGACCTCGCCGGACTTCGTGCCCCGGACGGTGGCGGTGCTTGATGCGTACGGGCTGGGGCCGGACCAACTGGTGGTGGAGGTCTCCGAGCCACGGGTGGGTGCCGAACTGCCGACCGTGGTGGCGCGGTTGGCCGGGCTGCGGTCGATGGGCATCCGCACCGCGCTCGACGACTTTCGCGCTGAGCACGCCTCGCTCGCGCAGCTGCGGCGGCTGCCGATCGACCTGCTCAAGGTCGGGCCGGAACTGGTCGCGACGAGCGGGGATCAGCGTCCACTGCTGGACGTGGTGGTCACCGTCGCCGATCGCATCGGGTTGGAGGTGGTGGCCGAGGAGCTGGAATCCGCCCACCAGGTCGACGGGGCGTACCGGGCGGGCTGCCGCTACGGCCAGGGGTTCGAGTTGGCCCGTCCGGCGACCGCGGAGCGGGTCGAGGCGTACTTCGAGGAGTTTCCTTCCACATCACGGTGATGATCGATGGAAACTTAACCGGTTCAGTCGGCGTTCGGCGGCGGTGGACCGGTGCTGCCCCGGGGGGTCAGGTGCGCGGTCTCGTCCTCCAGCCCGGTCGCGGGCGAGCCCTCGATCACCTGCAACAGCTGCCGGGCCGCGTGCGCGCCGTACGCCGGAATGTCCCGCCCGAGCGCGGTCAACGGCGGGTGCACCAGCCGGCACAGCGGGGAGTCGTCCCAGGCCACGATGGACAGATCGGTCGGGACGGCGAGACCCATCTCCTGGGCCACGGAGAGCCCGGCGATCGCCATCACGTCGTTGTCGTAGATCACGGCGGTGGGCCGGAGCCGGGAGCTGAGCAGGCGACGGGTCGCCCGGGCGCCCTCCTCGCCGGTGTAGTCCGAGGAGACGGTGACCGCCTCGGTCAGCCCGAGCCGCTGGCACACCTCGGCGAACGCCTGCGTCCGGATCGCGGTGTGCAGCAGGGCCGGCAGGCCGGCCACGCGGGCGATCCGGCGGTGTCCCAGCGCGTGCAGGTACTCCACGGTCTCCACGAGCGCCGCCGCCTCGTTGGACCAGACGCTGGGCAGGCTGCCGGTGCCGGTCGGGCCGCCGATCACCACGGCGGGCAGGCGCAACTCCTCAAGTACGGGCACCCGGCGGTCGTCGGTACGCAGGTCGCAGACGAGCACCCCGTCCACCCGCCGCTCACCCCACCAGCGCCGGTAGACCTCGATCTCGGCGCTCTGGTCGGCCACCACCTGGAGGGTGAGCGCGTACGACCGGGCGGAGAGTTCCGCCTCCACGCCGCTGATCAGCTCCATGAAGAACGGCTCGATGCCGAGGGTGCGCGCCGGCCGGGCGAGGATCAGCCCGATC
This DNA window, taken from Micromonospora sp. FIMYZ51, encodes the following:
- a CDS encoding 2-hydroxyacid dehydrogenase, whose product is MKVWIPHETGHALLGDLPPEVTVETMADPAKLPSSAADVRFWVPPFLAQREATALLSELPELAVVQLLSAGADAWVDRVPPGVLLCDARGVHDPSTAEWVVAAILSQLRAFPAMARAQAQRRWAYDDVAPTDELAGKRVLIVGAGSIGTAVRQRLAPFEVTFTLVARTARPEEGVHGVGELTQLLPHADVVVVLVPLTEQTQGLVDEKFLAAMRDGALLVNAARGPVARTDALVDELPSGRISAALDVTDPEPLPTDHPLWELPNVLITPHVAGSVRGLLPRAYRLVGEQIRRFATGAQLTNVVTNGY
- a CDS encoding metallophosphoesterase, yielding MDGHQNEQPRDDRAGDTPDDRAGRLAPLWRATAASRRVGRHRSVRRLAAGLAVLAVTLAGVLAGVIAGGQVGTDLGPFRAKLSVSPATTGGTTIDIPPLGALHLDSHDGPTHLTVELGALEQSRVEALIEDPASLNRATQSAVDEIRAGVLRLGLRTVGSAVLAALVLALLVFRDTRRAAWAGGLALLITAGSLGTAAATIRPQSIEEPRYEGLLVNAPAIVGDVRKIANDYTRYAEQLQRLIGNVTQLYTTVSALPVFEQEPGTTRVLHISDMHLNPTAWQLIRTVVEQFGIDVVIDTGDITDWGSEPEASYVGSISLLRKPYVYIRGNHDSGRTAAAVAQQPNAIVLDNATTTVAGLTIAGIGDPRFTPDKSTSPAAGGLNPPTANELITNGEQLAATIRSSPRPVDIALVHDPSAAGPLSGTCPLVLAGHTHDRRVEKLPEVPGQQPTTLMVEGSTGGAGLRGLEGEQPTPLAMTVLYFDQQKLLQAYDSITVGGTGQAQVNLERTVVAQPAAGPPAPVTPTPTR
- a CDS encoding LacI family DNA-binding transcriptional regulator; the protein is MKRPTIADVARRAGVSKGAVSYALNGQPGVSEATRQRILAIAAEIGFSPSSAARALSGATARAIGLILARPARTLGIEPFFMELISGVEAELSARSYALTLQVVADQSAEIEVYRRWWGERRVDGVLVCDLRTDDRRVPVLEELRLPAVVIGGPTGTGSLPSVWSNEAAALVETVEYLHALGHRRIARVAGLPALLHTAIRTQAFAEVCQRLGLTEAVTVSSDYTGEEGARATRRLLSSRLRPTAVIYDNDVMAIAGLSVAQEMGLAVPTDLSIVAWDDSPLCRLVHPPLTALGRDIPAYGAHAARQLLQVIEGSPATGLEDETAHLTPRGSTGPPPPNAD
- a CDS encoding PH domain-containing protein; protein product: MARSDTVRFRHHQASLVAAIVATIGAVPLASARAYLLPVLLVPLAVAAWAWRAGTDADADGLRLRALVGQRRIGWEQIAELGADPRGRAVAQLTDGQRLVLPAVRREDLPRLAAAAGRGEVEPAQ
- a CDS encoding PQQ-dependent sugar dehydrogenase, with product MGEVSAPPYSRARQVRTLLAASCATLLLVATGCSLGEPDPDPAGEPPNLPSPSTTAGNGSQEVVTTVLAQGLRVPWGIAFLPDGGALVTERDTGRVLQVGPESGPDGLKITEVQIIDEVAAGGEGGLLGIAVSPKFEQDRTAFVYYTAERDNRIARFKLGERPTPILTGIPKAGIHNGGGLAFGPDGQLYASTGDAGDTAQSQDAEQLGGKILRITPDGKPAAGNPFPNSPVWSLGHRNVQGIAWAGDRMYAVEFGQSTWDEINQITKGENYGWPEVEGRGGDKEYVDPIVQWTTDEASCSGLAAVERMLTTACLRGQRLWLVELTETGTVLGQPHALLTEEYGRLRAIAAAPDGSLWVGTSNHDGRGRPAPEDDRLLRLVFSGGGAGRS
- a CDS encoding pyruvate dehydrogenase — its product is MNQHDIDVLDEIQRRVLWLATRIVDAANHDRATGDGVKVGGHQASSASLVTAMTALWFAHLDAEDRVAVKPHASPVFHAIQYLLGNLDRSYLTRLRARGGLQSYPSRTKDPDGVDFSTGSVGLGAAAPLFAAVTRRYVDAHFGVRPHSRFIALLGDAELDEGNVWEAVADPATGGLGNVMWVVDFNRQSLDRVVPGVRIDQWRGQFEAAGWHVVEVKYGRKLARAYAQPGGTALRDWIDAMPNEQYQSLFGLTGPQLRKQFLDGASAEVAAFVADLADEELGPLVTDLGGHDLGALLDAYAQCDAVTDRPSVVFAYTVKGWGLPIAGNPRNHSALLSADQVAALRAAHGLTRDTEWDRLDPASAAGIRAGQRREALSRAPRERALGVTVPQSTKVRANKPISTQEVFGRVLVDLARDPQVGRYLVTTAPDVATSTNLAGFINKTGVFAPIEQRSWSQDRMLRWTESPQGQHIELGISEMNLFLLLGQLGLAWDLSGQPLLPVGTVYDPFVLRGLDAFLYGTYSGARFVVAGTPSGITLAPEGGAHQSTITASVGLELPGVTFVEPAYATSLDWLLCDALGQLADAPGPAATAAPAEDGAYYFRLSTRPLDQAPFEAARARLGDAVLRRQVLAGAYRLVDAHQADPSLVDAPTVQLAASGAVLPEVLAAAAELADEGVAAHVVDVTSLDRLYRAWQRTLRQGVRTATVPSVPGALRSAFVDGVPVVTVHDAASHAMAWLGSAVGAPAVPLGVDEFGQSGTVRELYELHDLLPGTIVNAALAALSLR
- a CDS encoding bifunctional diguanylate cyclase/phosphodiesterase — encoded protein: MPVASVLRAVVHRRILPETCVLTVVAVLVAIGTTGPVPALAVVALAGAAGSTLAGVRLSRLAIGPDGPAARRPGGRLARRRAARPRRAAALLHAGVVTAGLTAAVLPLASAGYRPAAAATGLVGTAALLGIGLFSLPRRPRPPTRVRLRRLFDGAVAGLGLVLVAWLLLPYAGVPAAARLATAAALGLLAGDVLTVLTGAHRNAGAARSRVGAALTLLALVLLAALPAGPTAGRVALLAVGPLVVGVLLVADGVRRVVQPGGDPPRRATLVWPRALVPAAGVVLAIVHQLQVGRLPDRVAVLLALAAVPPLVARELLRSDPDHPSDTDPDLLIAAATAPAPEPAPEPATAIEPAVPAGRAALLRALAARPAPPVGALLVVDLHLTELPGMAVRDDVATEAIRRARAVVAPDDELFDLAGSGLAVITGAGPVLAYALGARLLTELDRPYEVSGAVLRSRASVGLAELAHGGPEDVLRQADLARRRAAQLGRDRIEWYDAYLEEQLVRRLELERELPGAVARGELDLVYQPVLGLTDRWPVGTEALLRWRSPVLGTVFPTELLPVAEDLDIVGELGTWVLDRACRQLADWSAGGRRLWMAVNVSVRELTSPDFVPRTVAVLDAYGLGPDQLVVEVSEPRVGAELPTVVARLAGLRSMGIRTALDDFRAEHASLAQLRRLPIDLLKVGPELVATSGDQRPLLDVVVTVADRIGLEVVAEELESAHQVDGAYRAGCRYGQGFELARPATAERVEAYFEEFPSTSR